The following are encoded in a window of Sutcliffiella horikoshii genomic DNA:
- a CDS encoding DUF2975 domain-containing protein has translation MKHGSTLFLKIAVFLIGTPVFILTIVGLFSLIRNPASPEYAYILYPIVTGMFLTTIPFYFALYQALKLLGYIDKNEAFSQFSVEALKKIKVCALTISGVYVVIMPFIFLLADKDDAPGAIIIGGVPIFASIVIAVFAAVLQRLLQVAIDIKSENDLTV, from the coding sequence ATGAAGCATGGTTCTACACTTTTTTTGAAAATAGCGGTATTCCTTATTGGGACACCAGTTTTTATTTTAACTATAGTCGGCTTGTTTTCGCTGATAAGAAACCCGGCAAGCCCTGAATACGCGTATATTCTCTATCCCATCGTAACTGGGATGTTTTTGACCACCATTCCGTTTTACTTTGCATTGTATCAGGCGCTGAAACTTTTGGGGTATATTGATAAAAATGAGGCTTTCTCGCAATTTTCGGTGGAAGCGTTGAAGAAAATAAAAGTTTGTGCCCTTACTATCAGTGGAGTGTATGTTGTCATCATGCCATTTATCTTTCTTTTAGCAGATAAAGATGATGCGCCTGGAGCGATCATCATAGGCGGAGTTCCTATCTTTGCCTCTATTGTAATTGCCGTATTTGCTGCGGTCCTTCAAAGGCTTTTGCAAGTAGCCATCGACATAAAATCCGAAAATGACTTAACAGTGTGA
- a CDS encoding helix-turn-helix domain-containing protein — translation MAIIINIDVMLAKRKMSVTELSERVGITMANLSILKNGKAKAIRFSTLEAVCKALDCQPGDILEYRPDEE, via the coding sequence ATGGCCATAATTATAAATATTGATGTCATGTTGGCAAAAAGAAAAATGAGCGTCACCGAACTCTCCGAAAGAGTAGGAATAACCATGGCAAACCTTTCCATTCTCAAAAATGGCAAGGCCAAAGCCATCCGTTTCTCCACGCTCGAGGCAGTCTGCAAGGCTCTTGACTGCCAACCGGGAGATATCTTGGAGTATAGGCCGGATGAGGAGTAG
- the rlmD gene encoding 23S rRNA (uracil(1939)-C(5))-methyltransferase RlmD, with translation MTVPVQKNEYYDVTVQDLTHDGAGVAKIDGFPIFVQNALPDEEIKVKIIKVKKGYAFGRLEEIHKTSPFRVDAPCPIYKQCGGCQLQHLSYEGQLVAKQKQVKDVLERIGHLKDVPVHPVLGMDHNPWRYRNKAQVPIGEREGGLIAGFYQQRSHEIIDMKECLIQQEINDRVVQTVREICDKHGVRAYNEKTHKGVLRHVMARYGLVTGEVMIVLITRTPDIPNRRAIVDEITEALPEVKSVVQNVNTKKTNVIFGDETRVLWGNEYIYDFIGDIKFAISARSFYQVNPEQTKVLYDKALEYADLTGEESVIDAYCGIGTISLFLAQKARKVFGVEIVPEAIEDAKRNAELNEITNAEFAVGEAEVVIPKWYKEGNKADVLVVDPPRKGCDEALLKTILEMKPKKVVYVSCNPATLARDLRVLEDGGYKTVEVQPVDMFPHTSHVECVSQIVLKEAADLK, from the coding sequence ATGACTGTACCCGTTCAAAAAAATGAATACTACGATGTCACCGTCCAGGACTTAACCCATGATGGCGCCGGCGTAGCAAAAATAGATGGCTTTCCGATTTTCGTTCAAAATGCCCTGCCTGATGAGGAAATCAAAGTCAAAATTATAAAAGTAAAAAAAGGCTATGCATTCGGCCGACTGGAGGAAATCCACAAGACAAGCCCTTTTCGCGTGGATGCACCGTGTCCGATCTATAAGCAGTGCGGAGGTTGCCAACTTCAGCATTTGAGCTATGAAGGTCAGCTTGTGGCGAAGCAAAAGCAGGTCAAGGATGTTCTCGAACGCATTGGACACTTAAAAGACGTACCGGTTCATCCGGTGCTCGGCATGGACCACAACCCTTGGCGCTACCGCAATAAAGCGCAGGTTCCGATTGGGGAGCGCGAAGGAGGCCTGATTGCAGGCTTCTATCAACAGCGCAGCCACGAAATCATCGACATGAAGGAGTGCCTCATACAGCAGGAAATTAACGACCGTGTGGTTCAAACGGTCCGCGAAATCTGCGACAAGCATGGGGTTCGTGCTTATAACGAAAAAACGCATAAAGGTGTGCTTCGTCATGTGATGGCCCGCTATGGTCTAGTTACTGGTGAAGTGATGATTGTCCTTATCACCCGCACACCAGACATTCCGAACCGCAGAGCGATTGTCGACGAAATAACCGAAGCTTTACCGGAAGTGAAATCCGTTGTGCAGAACGTGAACACCAAGAAAACGAATGTGATTTTCGGAGACGAAACGCGTGTGCTTTGGGGCAATGAGTATATCTATGATTTTATCGGTGACATCAAATTCGCCATTTCTGCCAGATCCTTTTATCAGGTCAACCCGGAGCAAACGAAGGTTCTTTATGATAAGGCGCTCGAGTATGCGGATCTTACTGGCGAAGAGTCGGTCATTGATGCCTACTGCGGTATCGGAACGATTTCGTTGTTTCTCGCTCAAAAGGCGAGGAAAGTGTTCGGAGTTGAAATCGTGCCAGAAGCAATTGAAGATGCAAAACGCAACGCAGAACTCAATGAAATTACCAATGCCGAATTTGCAGTGGGTGAAGCAGAAGTCGTAATTCCAAAGTGGTATAAAGAAGGTAACAAAGCCGACGTGTTAGTGGTGGACCCACCGCGCAAAGGCTGTGATGAAGCTCTGCTTAAAACCATTCTGGAAATGAAGCCGAAGAAGGTTGTCTATGTATCCTGTAACCCGGCGACACTTGCGAGAGATTTGAGAGTGTTGGAGGATGGGGGATACAAAACGGTTGAGGTGCAGCCTGTGGATATGTTTCCGCATACATCTCACGTTGAGTGCGTATCGCAGATAGTTTTAAAAGAAGCAGCAGACCTTAAATAG
- a CDS encoding recombinase family protein translates to MHNKNDIYESVSLTKSYNNVIGKEKIDYKIEEIANNERQVNTATSLYSTEGMVRRMRCAIYIRVSTDKEEQKASLKYQKELFYRYVQEQGWDIFEIYVDVQTGTTAKRKNLQKLIQDAQEKKFDIILAKELSRLARNGELSYKIKNLCENQGIHIITLDNAINTLTGNTNMFGLYAWMYEQESQNTSNRVKETLRTRANKGLFKGSNPPYGYDAIDGKLHIRDDNTPDIVRRIFEEYLAGSGRESIARRLYNEGIPTPAEIAGKKNAGDKWNDSTIKVILTNQHYCGDLVQGRTTTVSVTSKKRKKIAHEDQIIVKDTHEAIIPREMFDAVQKQIKIRTKYITAPKKHLFTNVLFCADCGKGLWYRSNRKGYICGNYARHGKKACSSHLISEESLKVTILSDIQAIVKQIDKEPYMKKVEAQSKKAKQNMEKQLVKIDKQLDIIKGRKRKYINMLAEEIISHEDYRESVEFNNIEKNKLVEKKNELLSELENEQTVVNIEELKQELLHFLKFEELTPELLHRFVIRIEVMEDGIPNIIYSFAKPQ, encoded by the coding sequence ATGCATAATAAAAATGACATTTATGAGAGTGTAAGCCTTACAAAAAGCTACAATAATGTAATTGGCAAAGAAAAGATTGATTATAAAATTGAAGAAATTGCTAATAATGAAAGACAGGTAAACACTGCTACATCTCTATATTCTACAGAAGGAATGGTTAGAAGAATGAGATGTGCAATATATATTCGAGTTTCGACAGATAAAGAAGAACAAAAAGCTTCCCTAAAGTACCAGAAAGAATTGTTTTACAGATACGTTCAAGAGCAAGGATGGGATATCTTTGAAATTTATGTAGATGTCCAAACTGGAACTACTGCAAAGAGAAAGAATTTACAAAAACTGATTCAGGATGCTCAAGAGAAAAAATTTGATATCATCTTAGCAAAAGAACTTTCTCGCTTGGCTCGTAATGGTGAATTATCCTATAAAATAAAAAACCTTTGCGAAAATCAAGGGATTCACATTATCACATTAGACAATGCGATCAATACCTTAACAGGTAACACTAACATGTTTGGCTTATATGCATGGATGTATGAACAAGAGTCCCAAAACACTAGCAATCGTGTGAAAGAGACATTAAGAACGAGAGCAAATAAAGGACTTTTCAAAGGTTCTAATCCCCCATATGGATATGATGCTATTGATGGGAAGTTGCACATTAGAGATGACAATACACCTGATATAGTTAGAAGAATTTTTGAAGAATATTTAGCAGGAAGTGGTAGGGAAAGCATTGCTAGAAGGTTGTACAATGAAGGTATTCCAACACCTGCTGAAATAGCAGGGAAGAAGAATGCTGGAGACAAGTGGAACGACTCAACCATTAAAGTAATTCTAACAAACCAGCATTACTGCGGTGATTTAGTACAAGGTCGAACAACAACAGTTAGTGTTACTAGTAAGAAAAGAAAAAAAATTGCCCACGAAGATCAAATAATTGTTAAGGATACACATGAAGCAATAATCCCCCGTGAGATGTTCGATGCCGTTCAAAAGCAAATAAAGATTAGAACTAAGTATATTACGGCACCTAAGAAACACCTTTTTACAAACGTTCTTTTCTGCGCTGATTGTGGAAAAGGGTTGTGGTATCGAAGTAACCGAAAAGGATACATTTGTGGGAATTATGCACGTCATGGCAAAAAGGCTTGCAGTAGCCATCTTATCAGTGAGGAATCACTTAAGGTTACAATTCTTTCTGATATTCAAGCAATAGTAAAGCAAATCGACAAAGAACCATATATGAAGAAAGTTGAAGCTCAATCCAAAAAAGCAAAGCAAAACATGGAGAAACAACTTGTAAAGATTGATAAGCAACTCGATATCATAAAAGGCAGAAAGCGAAAGTACATCAATATGTTAGCCGAGGAAATCATTTCACATGAGGATTATCGTGAAAGTGTTGAGTTTAATAATATTGAGAAAAATAAATTAGTCGAAAAGAAAAACGAGTTACTATCAGAGTTAGAAAATGAACAAACTGTCGTTAATATTGAAGAGTTAAAGCAAGAGCTACTCCATTTCTTAAAATTCGAAGAGTTAACACCTGAACTCTTACACCGGTTTGTTATTCGAATCGAGGTCATGGAGGATGGAATACCAAATATCATCTACAGCTTTGCTAAACCACAATAA
- a CDS encoding recombinase family protein, with protein sequence MKHTQGKNNQSVFYICANHEESLNSQKVAAEKYAEHLAHSLNIIVDAKTSGMLPLNKRTGMQKLFLLIEERAIDTVIVDSLSRVSRKGEQLIDFISLLKQNNIKLIELGRRE encoded by the coding sequence ATGAAACATACACAGGGTAAAAATAATCAATCTGTGTTCTATATTTGTGCAAATCATGAAGAATCTCTAAATTCACAAAAAGTTGCAGCAGAGAAGTATGCTGAACACCTTGCCCACTCGCTTAATATTATTGTAGATGCAAAAACATCTGGAATGTTACCACTTAACAAACGTACTGGTATGCAAAAGCTCTTTCTATTAATAGAGGAAAGAGCGATTGACACTGTTATTGTAGACTCACTCTCCAGAGTTAGTCGTAAAGGAGAACAGCTAATAGATTTTATTAGCTTGTTGAAGCAAAACAACATTAAACTAATTGAACTTGGCCGTAGGGAATAG
- a CDS encoding recombinase family protein, producing the protein MTMFLTKDFLAEYLRVSTGNQDLQMQIDANKEYLKKYEVEQVMQFKDYDVSATKLKMNERPALRRLLKLIQGGKLKKIFVYDRDRFARDVYEYVYIVKLCYKYDVELIFTADGAAPFSKDIVQETWYGLFAQMEGQKINTRLHDVRSRYPQSLIGYKKVLDKKSSTYKADKDVSKHISELFKEVSKTSSLEALIDIVVRYCKILNRDAKRIVGILNTAFFSAHGRTRDGDYFELAHVDAIISLSLFQEVQVVLKRYGQAYEDVVRNTLRESFIIPTCGKCGEQMIFKKGRLGNFGEYICKHHKKIRISSEDVDITLRKTVQSIIKKMNVKKLENVCRKNITKQEKVLKGEHIFLSEKVEELCVNVCANLTPYTDPILINKPVKQIVKKKEELFLVEHKLNKLKVLTDEVKRIARYVKYSLQNSLSLEELSELVDLMVAGMEINVDYVQVTLYFEDFFESKEVNFT; encoded by the coding sequence ATGACGATGTTTCTAACTAAGGACTTTCTTGCGGAATATCTCCGTGTTTCTACTGGTAATCAAGACTTACAAATGCAAATAGATGCAAATAAGGAATATCTTAAAAAGTATGAAGTAGAACAAGTGATGCAATTTAAGGATTATGATGTTTCTGCTACAAAACTTAAGATGAATGAAAGGCCAGCACTTAGAAGGTTACTGAAGTTAATCCAGGGAGGAAAGTTGAAAAAGATATTTGTTTACGACCGAGATCGATTTGCTCGTGACGTTTATGAATATGTTTATATTGTGAAGTTGTGCTACAAATATGATGTTGAGTTGATTTTCACAGCTGATGGAGCGGCACCATTCTCCAAAGATATTGTACAGGAAACTTGGTATGGATTATTTGCTCAGATGGAGGGACAAAAGATAAATACGAGACTTCATGATGTAAGAAGTCGCTATCCCCAAAGTCTAATAGGATATAAAAAAGTACTAGACAAAAAGTCTAGTACATATAAGGCTGATAAAGATGTATCGAAGCATATAAGTGAACTTTTCAAAGAAGTTTCTAAGACAAGTTCATTAGAAGCATTGATAGATATAGTTGTACGCTATTGTAAGATTCTAAACAGGGATGCAAAGCGAATAGTTGGTATTTTAAATACAGCTTTTTTTTCTGCGCATGGAAGGACGAGAGATGGCGACTATTTTGAGTTAGCGCATGTGGATGCAATCATCTCGCTTTCTTTGTTTCAAGAAGTGCAAGTGGTGTTAAAAAGATATGGACAAGCTTATGAGGATGTTGTCAGAAATACTTTGAGAGAGTCCTTTATTATTCCTACGTGTGGCAAGTGTGGTGAGCAAATGATATTTAAAAAGGGGCGACTTGGAAACTTTGGTGAATACATTTGCAAACACCATAAAAAGATTCGGATAAGTAGTGAAGATGTTGACATAACCCTTAGAAAAACAGTGCAAAGTATAATAAAAAAGATGAATGTTAAAAAGTTAGAGAACGTATGCCGAAAAAACATTACTAAACAAGAGAAAGTGTTAAAGGGAGAGCACATTTTTCTATCTGAGAAGGTTGAAGAATTGTGTGTTAACGTGTGTGCGAACCTTACTCCTTATACGGACCCTATTTTAATAAACAAACCTGTGAAACAGATTGTAAAGAAGAAAGAGGAATTATTCTTAGTGGAGCACAAGTTGAACAAGTTAAAAGTGCTGACAGACGAAGTTAAAAGAATTGCTAGATATGTAAAGTATTCACTTCAAAATAGTTTGTCTTTAGAAGAACTAAGCGAGTTGGTCGATCTTATGGTAGCAGGCATGGAGATAAATGTGGATTACGTCCAAGTAACCTTATACTTTGAGGATTTCTTTGAATCTAAGGAGGTGAATTTCACATGA
- a CDS encoding recombinase family protein, which produces MTIKTDPALATVRTSDIKQEDNLSFETQKQEIILRAQQEGYHIVEFIEEPSQSAYKKRTLQRKGMQKLLSKALDNSLNIKAIFFYDESRVSRQFEDFKLEIYNTIIDAKPYFKFFSTSSPGEWNPSDIASIINFVNASQESVKKSQRAKSAQITKLNREERPGADAPFGYNLDGTGNLVVVNEHARIVILIFFLTSWGHSQNKISELLNEHKILSPRGKKWTGKTIEYILNNDSYLGHLPWNINESRNSSRKKQRGEYDLILNKHKPIVNPLLWHLAHQTIEIHKKNGGNNDTPFVFRNLLYCSNCQTQLHTKDYSTKLKEYRYYICKGCSCKVTVQEVHEELFKQLGQSISMKANSIKDQVQKTFKKREELILNHLQHLKAKLTNSNFNLEKLQQSPDLVKNPEWDFIISTAISRLKRDIHNTNRFAELVKLLIEDKSLEATFSRLARINQSNLCDAELRTLALVYFKEVKIDFEEKKFKFVKYKLSPFAGLEEYLDQIG; this is translated from the coding sequence ATGACAATTAAAACTGACCCTGCCTTAGCTACAGTTAGAACATCTGATATTAAACAAGAGGATAATTTGTCATTCGAAACGCAAAAACAGGAAATTATTCTAAGGGCACAACAAGAAGGGTATCACATTGTAGAGTTTATTGAAGAGCCATCACAAAGTGCATACAAGAAAAGGACTTTACAAAGAAAAGGTATGCAAAAATTGTTATCGAAAGCGTTGGATAATAGCTTAAACATTAAAGCAATTTTCTTTTATGATGAGTCAAGGGTCTCTCGACAGTTCGAAGACTTCAAGCTAGAAATCTATAATACCATTATCGATGCAAAACCATACTTCAAATTTTTTTCAACTAGTTCACCTGGAGAATGGAATCCGAGTGATATTGCATCAATAATAAACTTTGTTAATGCATCACAAGAGTCTGTTAAGAAATCCCAAAGGGCAAAATCAGCTCAAATCACTAAATTGAATAGAGAGGAAAGACCAGGAGCAGATGCACCTTTTGGCTATAATCTTGACGGTACAGGTAACTTAGTTGTTGTAAATGAACACGCAAGAATTGTTATCTTGATCTTCTTCCTAACTTCATGGGGGCATAGTCAGAACAAAATCTCTGAACTCTTAAACGAACATAAGATACTTTCACCTCGTGGGAAAAAGTGGACCGGTAAAACAATTGAATACATTCTGAATAATGACTCTTACTTAGGGCATCTGCCTTGGAATATCAATGAAAGTAGGAATAGCAGCCGGAAAAAGCAACGCGGTGAATATGATTTAATTCTTAATAAACATAAACCGATTGTCAATCCGTTACTATGGCACCTAGCTCATCAAACGATAGAAATCCATAAAAAGAACGGCGGAAATAACGACACGCCTTTTGTATTTCGGAACTTACTTTATTGCTCAAACTGCCAAACGCAACTGCATACGAAAGATTATTCTACAAAGTTGAAAGAATATCGTTACTACATCTGTAAAGGATGTAGTTGCAAGGTTACTGTCCAGGAAGTTCATGAGGAATTATTTAAACAACTTGGACAGAGCATTTCCATGAAAGCTAACAGTATTAAAGACCAGGTTCAAAAAACATTCAAAAAGCGAGAAGAGCTAATTTTAAATCATTTACAGCACCTTAAGGCAAAGCTTACTAATTCAAACTTTAACTTAGAGAAACTTCAACAAAGCCCAGACTTAGTAAAAAATCCAGAGTGGGACTTTATTATCTCCACTGCCATATCGAGATTGAAAAGAGATATTCACAACACCAACCGCTTTGCAGAACTAGTAAAGCTACTAATAGAAGATAAGAGCTTAGAGGCTACCTTTTCTAGATTGGCACGGATAAACCAATCAAACTTGTGTGATGCAGAACTAAGAACTCTAGCATTGGTATACTTTAAAGAAGTGAAGATTGACTTTGAAGAAAAGAAATTTAAGTTCGTTAAGTATAAATTATCTCCTTTTGCTGGTCTAGAAGAGTATCTCGACCAGATCGGATAA
- a CDS encoding UvrD-helicase domain-containing protein: MNFDMNEERKQYISRRGKIIVNACPGSGKTTSVGFKLMNLARDWDDKYSGIACLSFTNVAKDEINDKFLEFNNAPLNYPHLVSTIDSFINRYITLPHFKTKYNCQGRPMILDDEAILDSLPLQKFKINKRPIQYMYPPSKIDISVDGTFLVNGKSVSLNEKENEIFIKYCRTLKNFQFSKGILKNSDSLYAAYQILLNNPSISTFLAKRFNYIIIDEAQDTSEIQHLIIDQLVENGLENIELIGDPYQSLYEWRDARPDLFLDKFSSEEWTSIEFSSCKRSLEPIVKAYSLFRVQEHNNLVGQELRNNNETPLHVIYFNTYDQLINKYEEVSADHSNKNILVRGSSLFRELSGINSFDDLWKESPFSPIQFIYAKEDLQSGNLKNAIKRLFYCIPLLIDSSFTDPKLKKNFIEKNKNDYYFTAKLLILLKNIPDYNKTLIEWTDELKEVCKSIFDLDSSPAFTLKAGIHRPKHSKLVNDLFERNYNSINVSTIHSVKGETYDSILITLSKNSSGQNLSISDFIRPSEMPDEKKRLLYVAMSRPRWQLVIGIPIQCRLSDERQAELFGDCVVHGI, encoded by the coding sequence ATGAATTTTGATATGAATGAAGAGAGGAAACAATACATATCTAGAAGAGGAAAAATTATAGTTAATGCTTGTCCGGGTAGTGGTAAAACTACTTCTGTAGGTTTCAAATTGATGAACCTAGCTAGAGACTGGGATGATAAATATTCTGGTATAGCTTGTTTATCTTTCACAAATGTTGCCAAGGATGAGATTAATGATAAATTTCTTGAATTCAATAATGCACCTCTTAATTATCCCCATCTTGTATCTACTATTGATAGTTTTATAAATAGGTATATTACATTACCTCATTTTAAAACTAAGTACAATTGTCAGGGGAGACCAATGATATTAGATGATGAAGCTATACTTGATTCATTACCACTACAGAAGTTTAAAATTAACAAAAGACCAATTCAGTATATGTACCCCCCTTCTAAAATTGATATAAGTGTAGATGGAACTTTTTTAGTCAACGGTAAATCAGTAAGTTTAAATGAGAAAGAGAATGAAATTTTCATTAAATATTGTAGAACACTCAAGAACTTCCAGTTTTCAAAGGGTATATTAAAAAACTCTGATTCACTATATGCAGCGTATCAAATATTATTAAATAACCCTAGTATCTCAACTTTTTTAGCCAAGAGGTTTAATTATATTATCATAGATGAAGCTCAAGACACTTCAGAAATACAACATTTAATAATAGACCAATTAGTGGAGAATGGACTTGAAAACATTGAGTTAATTGGGGATCCCTATCAATCTCTTTATGAATGGAGAGACGCTAGACCTGACCTTTTTTTGGATAAATTCTCTTCTGAAGAATGGACTTCAATAGAATTTTCCAGTTGTAAAAGATCTCTAGAACCTATAGTTAAGGCATATAGTTTATTTCGTGTTCAAGAACATAATAATTTAGTCGGGCAAGAGCTTAGAAATAATAATGAAACTCCACTTCATGTTATTTACTTTAATACTTATGACCAACTAATTAATAAGTATGAGGAAGTATCGGCAGATCATAGTAACAAAAATATTTTGGTAAGAGGTTCTTCTCTATTTAGAGAGTTGAGCGGCATAAACTCCTTTGATGATTTGTGGAAAGAATCACCTTTCTCCCCGATACAATTTATATATGCTAAGGAAGATTTACAATCTGGAAATCTAAAGAATGCAATAAAAAGGTTATTTTATTGCATCCCATTACTAATTGACTCAAGCTTTACCGACCCCAAGCTAAAGAAAAATTTTATAGAAAAAAATAAAAACGATTACTATTTTACAGCTAAATTATTGATTTTATTGAAAAATATACCTGACTATAATAAAACTTTAATTGAGTGGACTGATGAATTAAAGGAAGTCTGTAAAAGTATTTTTGATTTAGATTCGTCTCCAGCTTTTACTTTAAAAGCTGGTATCCACAGACCTAAGCATTCAAAGTTGGTTAATGATCTATTCGAAAGAAATTATAATTCAATAAATGTTAGTACCATACATAGCGTAAAAGGGGAAACCTACGATTCAATCCTAATTACACTCAGCAAGAATAGCTCAGGACAGAATTTATCTATCAGTGACTTTATTAGACCTAGCGAAATGCCCGATGAGAAAAAGCGTTTGTTGTATGTAGCAATGTCACGCCCAAGATGGCAATTAGTAATAGGAATTCCAATTCAATGTAGGTTAAGTGATGAACGTCAAGCTGAACTTTTTGGTGACTGTGTAGTACATGGAATATAA
- a CDS encoding ATP-dependent nuclease yields MYLSIMTIENFRGISSMSLSFKNDINIIIGENGAHKSTIIDAIRLLYNLGEPYKQIYIKNEDFFTNSETGESEDTISITYEFRGLTEVQKGALYEYIIFDSIEDYATITISYERRQDKHPKFIYFTGGNPGQRANPGTFEIFQHYFLGALRDSTSDLLSPQKNLLAKVIKRSIETNNSEQEFKDIMTHANSELLGRREVSSTKENINGNLNEMYSSIPKIGLHIEQSKIEAIVNAIKPFLPFSNPLESNTGLSLFQNSLGYNNLIYIATVLSDMNDRVNKDETIHHALLIEEPEAHLHPQLQLNLYNFLKNQVCNDNCQLFVTSHSPTLTSKTDLDNLFLVDKDSFKCVGNLFMERANENLVQNNRILTNDDFLSRKKMLERYLDVTKSQMLYAKSLILVEGISEELLLSIFAEIEGFKFEEKDIELVQTGTSFYPFLLLFNSTDENKKILKRVAVVTDDDRFTDSKKAEYSFDNLVPDNYSKLNELRENITLSQISSRINNLNVFKNRQENIEIFTAYKTFEFEIALSNIPDNKEDIFSNLLYLYLESNGNNKLTQIRAYVDQCPDTLTDNDKTNIAILIWKALPRKADFAQDFSYFILQNKNDERYHFNTPGYIRESFNHLR; encoded by the coding sequence ATGTATTTATCAATTATGACTATAGAGAATTTTCGAGGCATATCATCAATGAGTCTATCGTTTAAAAATGACATCAATATTATAATTGGTGAAAATGGTGCTCATAAATCAACAATTATCGATGCAATTCGATTGCTATACAACTTAGGGGAACCATATAAGCAAATCTATATTAAAAACGAAGATTTTTTCACTAACAGTGAAACCGGTGAATCGGAAGATACTATTTCAATAACTTATGAATTCAGAGGATTAACTGAAGTTCAAAAAGGAGCCTTATATGAGTATATAATTTTTGACTCCATAGAAGATTATGCAACAATAACAATAAGTTATGAGAGAAGACAGGATAAACACCCTAAATTTATTTACTTTACTGGAGGAAACCCAGGACAAAGAGCTAATCCAGGTACATTTGAAATTTTCCAACATTATTTCTTAGGAGCTTTAAGGGACAGTACAAGTGACTTACTTTCTCCTCAAAAGAATCTTCTTGCGAAAGTAATCAAAAGAAGTATCGAAACTAATAACTCAGAACAAGAATTCAAAGATATCATGACCCATGCAAATAGTGAGTTATTAGGAAGAAGGGAAGTAAGTTCTACAAAAGAAAATATTAATGGCAATCTAAATGAAATGTATTCATCTATCCCAAAGATCGGTCTACATATTGAACAATCAAAAATTGAAGCAATCGTTAATGCAATCAAACCTTTTCTTCCTTTTTCAAATCCTTTGGAGAGTAATACGGGTTTAAGCTTATTCCAAAATAGCCTTGGATACAATAATTTAATATACATTGCAACAGTTTTAAGTGATATGAACGATCGAGTCAATAAGGATGAAACAATACATCATGCTCTGCTAATTGAAGAACCAGAAGCACATTTACATCCACAATTGCAACTAAATTTATATAATTTTTTAAAAAACCAAGTTTGTAATGATAATTGTCAACTGTTTGTTACATCCCACTCTCCTACTTTAACTTCTAAGACTGATTTAGATAACTTATTTTTAGTTGATAAAGATTCTTTTAAATGTGTAGGAAATTTATTTATGGAAAGAGCAAATGAAAATTTAGTCCAGAATAATAGAATTTTGACTAATGATGACTTTTTAAGCAGAAAAAAAATGTTAGAGAGGTATTTGGATGTAACAAAATCTCAAATGCTGTACGCCAAGTCATTAATTTTAGTTGAAGGAATTTCAGAAGAATTATTATTATCAATTTTTGCTGAAATTGAAGGTTTTAAATTTGAGGAGAAAGATATTGAATTAGTTCAAACCGGAACTTCTTTCTATCCATTTCTACTTTTATTTAATTCAACAGATGAAAATAAGAAGATATTAAAAAGAGTGGCAGTAGTGACTGATGATGATCGTTTTACTGACTCTAAAAAAGCAGAATATTCATTTGATAATTTGGTACCAGATAACTATAGTAAGCTGAACGAGTTACGAGAAAATATAACTCTTTCTCAAATAAGCTCACGAATTAATAATCTAAATGTATTTAAAAATAGACAAGAAAACATCGAAATCTTTACAGCATATAAAACATTTGAATTTGAGATAGCATTATCAAATATTCCCGACAACAAAGAAGACATTTTTTCCAATCTATTGTATTTATACTTAGAATCAAACGGGAACAACAAATTGACTCAGATTCGTGCTTATGTTGATCAGTGCCCTGATACTTTAACTGATAATGATAAAACCAATATAGCAATTCTAATATGGAAAGCACTTCCCAGAAAGGCTGATTTTGCTCAGGATTTTTCTTACTTTATATTACAAAACAAAAATGATGAGAGATATCACTTTAATACACCTGGTTACATCCGTGAATCTTTCAATCATTTAAGGTAG